Proteins encoded in a region of the Paenibacillus pedocola genome:
- a CDS encoding nitroreductase family protein: MSTFSDLVQARRSAMNFVEGVTISKAELEEMFSLARLAPSSNNLQHAHYKVITNPVVKEQLHKDAYNQYKVHTASAVIIVYGDKNAYLQAPEIYSGLKLLGAMSQEEYDSTIQSINDAYSGNDQFQRDEAIRNASLSAMQFMLIAKDKGWDTCPMIGFDPAAVNATLNVPDNFVPALMITIGKDNKRKIRPRGYRKPVNEFVDFI; encoded by the coding sequence ATGAGTACTTTTTCAGATTTGGTCCAAGCCCGGAGATCTGCCATGAATTTTGTGGAAGGAGTTACGATTTCTAAGGCAGAGCTGGAGGAAATGTTCTCCCTTGCCCGCCTTGCCCCCTCAAGCAACAATCTGCAGCATGCGCATTACAAGGTAATTACCAATCCGGTTGTTAAAGAACAGCTGCACAAGGATGCCTATAATCAGTACAAGGTTCACACTGCTTCAGCTGTAATTATTGTATACGGGGACAAAAATGCTTACCTGCAGGCGCCAGAAATTTACAGCGGCCTCAAGCTGCTGGGGGCGATGAGCCAGGAAGAATACGACAGCACCATCCAGTCGATCAACGATGCGTATAGCGGAAATGACCAGTTCCAGCGTGACGAAGCGATCCGGAACGCGTCCCTTTCGGCCATGCAGTTCATGCTGATTGCTAAAGACAAGGGCTGGGATACATGCCCGATGATCGGTTTTGATCCTGCGGCGGTCAATGCTACACTGAATGTGCCGGACAATTTCGTCCCTGCCCTGATGATTACCATCGGCAAGGATAACAAGCGCAAGATCAGACCCCGCGGCTACCGCAAACCAGTCAATGAATTTGTGGATTTCATCTGA
- a CDS encoding DUF1641 domain-containing protein, which translates to MSETITQTLPKEEQTAGKPAYTKEDLLDQLLKPEVQESLTLLVEELPKLTQLVGVLTKSFDFVQAVASDEVLKNDTVGAIKEIAEPVVDSVKNMAATVIEAKDRANESTETISLFGMMKMVKDPQVQKMLRFLNAYLQVSGERSPQK; encoded by the coding sequence ATGTCAGAAACTATCACTCAAACCCTGCCTAAAGAAGAACAAACAGCAGGTAAACCGGCTTATACCAAAGAGGATTTACTGGATCAGCTGCTCAAACCTGAGGTTCAGGAATCGCTCACACTGCTGGTGGAGGAACTGCCTAAGCTAACACAGCTGGTCGGAGTATTAACCAAATCGTTTGACTTCGTACAGGCGGTTGCCTCGGATGAGGTACTCAAAAATGATACTGTAGGTGCTATCAAGGAAATTGCCGAGCCGGTGGTGGATTCGGTTAAAAATATGGCTGCTACAGTTATCGAAGCAAAAGACCGTGCTAACGAAAGCACTGAAACGATCAGTCTTTTTGGAATGATGAAAATGGTCAAAGACCCGCAGGTCCAAAAGATGCTTCGTTTCCTGAATGCTTATCTTCAAGTCAGCGGCGAACGCAGCCCGCAGAAATAG
- a CDS encoding NAD(P)/FAD-dependent oxidoreductase — MSKHIVILGAGYGGLLSALTVRKYMSKAEAKVTVVNQYPTHQIITELHRLAAGSISEKAVAMPLAKLFAGKDIDLKIAKVKSFSVDTKQIALSDGTVLSYDALVVGLGSTTAYFGIPGLEKFSMVLKSAEDAKNIHAHIEARIRDYAATKNPADATILIGGGGLTGVELVGEIADVLPKLTRRYGVDPKEIKLLLVEAGPKILPVLPDHLIQRATSSLEARGVQFLTGLAVTNVEGNTIDLKDGQKVVANTFVWTGGVQGNPLVGESGLEVNRGRATVNDFLQSTSHKDVFVAGDSAVYFAPDGRPYPPTAQIAWQMGELIGYNLYASLNNKSLETFSPVNSGTLASLGRKDGVAIIGGNSTPLKGLPATMMKEASNIRYLTHVKGLFSLAY, encoded by the coding sequence ATGTCAAAACATATCGTAATTCTAGGAGCAGGGTACGGCGGTTTATTGAGTGCATTGACTGTGCGCAAATATATGAGCAAAGCTGAAGCAAAGGTTACAGTGGTCAACCAGTATCCGACACACCAGATTATTACTGAACTTCACCGCCTGGCTGCAGGCAGTATCTCAGAGAAGGCTGTTGCCATGCCGCTGGCAAAGCTGTTTGCAGGTAAAGATATTGACCTCAAAATTGCTAAAGTTAAATCGTTCTCCGTTGACACCAAACAGATCGCTTTGTCTGACGGCACAGTTCTTTCCTATGATGCACTTGTTGTAGGTCTGGGCAGCACGACGGCATATTTCGGAATTCCGGGTCTGGAGAAATTCAGTATGGTGCTGAAATCAGCTGAAGATGCCAAAAACATTCATGCCCATATTGAAGCCCGGATCCGTGATTATGCCGCAACTAAAAATCCGGCTGATGCAACGATTCTGATCGGCGGAGGCGGCTTGACCGGCGTTGAGCTAGTAGGTGAAATTGCCGATGTGTTGCCTAAGCTTACCAGACGTTACGGGGTGGATCCGAAGGAAATCAAGCTTTTGCTAGTTGAGGCCGGCCCGAAAATTCTGCCGGTATTGCCGGATCATTTGATCCAGCGCGCTACATCAAGCCTTGAGGCCCGCGGTGTACAGTTCCTGACAGGTCTTGCTGTTACCAACGTTGAAGGCAACACGATTGATCTGAAGGATGGACAGAAGGTTGTTGCGAATACATTCGTCTGGACAGGTGGCGTTCAAGGCAATCCGCTGGTCGGCGAATCCGGTCTTGAGGTTAACCGCGGACGTGCGACCGTCAATGATTTCCTGCAATCCACTTCCCACAAAGATGTGTTCGTTGCCGGAGACAGCGCTGTTTACTTCGCGCCAGATGGCCGCCCTTACCCGCCAACCGCGCAAATCGCCTGGCAGATGGGCGAACTGATCGGCTATAACCTCTATGCCAGCCTGAACAACAAATCACTGGAAACCTTCAGCCCGGTTAATTCGGGTACGCTGGCCAGCCTGGGCCGTAAAGACGGTGTAGCAATTATCGGCGGCAACTCGACTCCGCTCAAAGGCCTGCCTGCAACGATGATGAAGGAAGCGAGCAACATCCGTTATCTGACCCATGTTAAAGGTTTGTTCAGTCTTGCCTACTAA
- a CDS encoding alpha/beta fold hydrolase, translated as MIEGRKSELFYKYSCKGSPTVVFISGLGDGSDSWDGIQQEIAGIASTFAYDRAGTGKSPAVTIPCSCRDLVLELHEMLAELAVQPPYILVGHSFGGLIARLYAAYYPQDSSALVLVDAAAEYKEVAFEKILPEQLLPGNRAYLENPLLNSEKIDKRLSYRQIAEASLGEPGGIPISVITRGLPDRQGADWPAEEILEVEQLQQTGFLRLSTDGRQRFARSSGHYIHLNEPEIVIEEIRQMVELTSASYRE; from the coding sequence ATGATAGAGGGCCGGAAGTCTGAATTGTTTTATAAATATTCCTGCAAAGGTTCTCCGACGGTTGTGTTTATCTCCGGATTAGGGGACGGGAGTGATTCCTGGGATGGGATTCAGCAGGAGATTGCCGGAATCGCCTCGACCTTTGCGTATGACCGGGCAGGTACCGGTAAAAGTCCGGCGGTAACTATTCCCTGTTCCTGCCGCGACTTGGTACTGGAGTTGCATGAGATGCTTGCTGAATTAGCTGTGCAACCGCCTTATATATTGGTGGGACATTCTTTTGGCGGATTAATTGCCAGACTTTATGCCGCTTATTATCCTCAGGATTCATCGGCGCTTGTGCTGGTCGATGCTGCTGCAGAGTATAAAGAAGTCGCTTTTGAAAAGATTCTGCCTGAGCAGCTCCTCCCCGGGAATAGGGCGTATCTTGAGAATCCTCTGCTGAACAGCGAGAAAATTGACAAGCGGCTAAGCTACCGGCAAATTGCCGAAGCTTCACTTGGAGAACCGGGCGGTATTCCGATATCGGTCATTACTAGAGGGCTGCCGGACAGGCAGGGGGCGGACTGGCCTGCCGAAGAAATACTTGAAGTCGAGCAGTTGCAGCAAACGGGATTTTTGCGGCTGTCTACAGATGGCAGACAGCGGTTTGCCCGGAGCAGCGGACATTATATTCACTTAAATGAACCGGAAATTGTTATTGAAGAAATCAGACAAATGGTTGAACTCACATCAGCCAGTTACAGGGAGTGA
- a CDS encoding DUF2785 domain-containing protein, which produces MSDRRERLIHDLQRIESEEYRLREGEAHDDFIRRMLEYIGDPQPELRDELIYPTFYKWILEQQLFTNDELRSFLKVLLDERHLFYGIGKTEDKSVFTRTFSVLPVALIVQRHIKRPFLTAEEFRSLKDALLRYYREEKDLRGYVEEGGWAHAAAHGADALDELVQCPESSEEVQLEVLEAIKDMLQNRMWLFGEEEDERMVTVVDTMIVQERLNWDTIAHWIGSLSDCGNWPPGRSQRIAQVNSKHFLRSLYFRRGCQDRSEAFEQVLLTAEASLNRFC; this is translated from the coding sequence ATGAGCGACAGAAGAGAAAGACTAATCCATGATCTGCAAAGAATTGAGAGCGAGGAGTACCGTCTTCGTGAAGGTGAAGCACATGACGATTTTATCCGCCGCATGCTTGAATATATCGGAGATCCGCAGCCTGAGCTGAGGGATGAGCTGATCTACCCGACTTTTTATAAGTGGATACTGGAGCAGCAGCTGTTTACCAATGATGAGCTGCGCAGCTTCCTGAAAGTCCTGCTTGATGAGCGGCATTTGTTCTATGGCATCGGCAAGACGGAAGATAAAAGCGTATTTACGCGGACATTCTCTGTACTTCCGGTAGCTCTGATCGTGCAGCGGCATATCAAGCGGCCGTTTCTCACTGCGGAAGAATTCCGCAGCTTGAAGGATGCTCTGCTCCGCTATTACCGGGAAGAGAAGGATCTGCGCGGATATGTGGAGGAAGGCGGGTGGGCCCACGCTGCGGCTCATGGTGCGGATGCGCTGGATGAACTGGTGCAATGCCCGGAGAGCAGTGAGGAGGTGCAGCTGGAAGTGCTGGAGGCTATCAAAGATATGCTGCAAAACCGAATGTGGCTGTTCGGCGAGGAAGAGGACGAGCGGATGGTTACGGTCGTGGATACGATGATCGTACAGGAACGCCTGAACTGGGATACTATCGCCCATTGGATCGGCAGCCTGAGTGACTGCGGGAATTGGCCGCCGGGCCGCAGCCAGCGCATCGCCCAGGTCAATAGTAAACACTTCCTGCGCAGCCTTTATTTCCGAAGAGGATGTCAGGACCGGAGTGAAGCCTTTGAACAGGTGCTTCTTACTGCAGAAGCTAGTTTGAATCGATTTTGTTAG
- a CDS encoding SGNH/GDSL hydrolase family protein → MGLKDNDVIVFIGDSITDCGRNYEDASSLGVGYALMVAAHLGLQYPEKKLTFFNRGINGNRVVDLQKRFDRDCLALNPTWVSIYIGVNDTWRYMDSGQETTAAEFEAAYRDLIERTKKSSEAKLVLIEPFVLPVPEDRKTWRRDLDPKIHVVRELAREYGALLVPLDGLFAAASMKAEPAFWAGDGVHPSPAGHALIADAWLKAVGAIN, encoded by the coding sequence ATGGGACTCAAGGATAATGATGTAATTGTTTTCATCGGCGACAGCATCACAGACTGCGGGCGGAATTATGAAGACGCTTCATCGCTGGGTGTTGGTTATGCTCTGATGGTTGCTGCACACCTCGGGCTGCAGTATCCGGAGAAGAAGCTAACGTTTTTTAACCGGGGAATCAACGGCAACCGCGTTGTCGATTTGCAGAAGCGTTTTGACCGGGATTGCCTGGCCCTGAATCCAACCTGGGTCTCGATTTATATCGGGGTCAACGACACCTGGCGCTATATGGACTCCGGCCAGGAAACGACTGCCGCTGAGTTTGAAGCTGCTTACCGGGACCTGATTGAGCGTACTAAGAAATCCTCGGAGGCCAAGCTGGTGCTGATTGAGCCGTTCGTGCTGCCGGTGCCGGAGGACCGCAAGACATGGCGCCGGGATCTTGACCCGAAAATCCATGTTGTGCGTGAATTAGCGCGTGAATACGGTGCGCTGCTGGTACCGCTTGACGGCTTGTTCGCGGCCGCTTCGATGAAGGCAGAGCCTGCTTTCTGGGCAGGCGATGGCGTTCACCCTTCACCGGCAGGCCATGCCCTTATTGCTGATGCCTGGCTGAAGGCTGTAGGCGCGATTAATTAG
- a CDS encoding metallophosphoesterase family protein, with translation MYNVIAVISDIHSNRLALEAVLQDLESRNANLIVNLGDTLFGPIDPLGTAALLMEQPAIVNIMGNCDEILLQERSESLSYKQVKPLLSIAQEEWISSFRGTWSYEELLFCHGTPWNNGRYLLEQVQPDGTVVYKQPEALAAELQGIAERIIFCGHSHVFQSIDLPGGKKAVNAGSVGLPAYEDEEPYPHVMESGTRFASYCLCRRTGEPNNWAVQHRLVEYNWEAAAAMADSKGRHDYAVAIRNGRMSRE, from the coding sequence ATGTATAATGTTATTGCAGTAATTTCGGATATCCATAGCAACAGGCTTGCTCTTGAGGCAGTTCTGCAGGATTTAGAGAGCCGGAATGCAAACCTCATTGTGAATCTGGGCGACACACTGTTTGGTCCCATAGATCCGCTGGGTACAGCAGCGCTGCTGATGGAGCAGCCGGCAATTGTGAATATAATGGGCAACTGTGATGAAATTCTGCTGCAGGAAAGAAGCGAATCACTCTCCTATAAGCAAGTGAAGCCGCTGCTTAGTATTGCCCAGGAAGAATGGATTTCCTCCTTTCGGGGGACATGGAGCTATGAAGAGCTGCTGTTCTGTCATGGCACGCCCTGGAACAATGGCCGTTATCTGCTGGAGCAGGTTCAGCCGGACGGCACTGTGGTTTATAAGCAGCCGGAGGCGTTGGCAGCAGAGCTGCAGGGGATAGCGGAAAGAATCATTTTTTGCGGACACAGCCATGTATTTCAATCCATTGACTTACCGGGCGGGAAGAAGGCGGTCAATGCGGGAAGTGTTGGTTTGCCGGCCTATGAAGATGAAGAGCCTTATCCCCATGTGATGGAGTCAGGTACCCGCTTCGCCAGCTACTGTCTTTGCCGGAGAACCGGAGAACCGAACAACTGGGCTGTCCAGCATAGATTGGTGGAATATAACTGGGAGGCTGCTGCCGCAATGGCAGACAGTAAGGGGCGGCATGATTACGCGGTTGCCATCAGAAACGGCCGGATGAGCCGGGAATAG
- the map gene encoding type I methionyl aminopeptidase, whose translation MTSDTAEDLQGLKEAGKVVGYTIAEMKRKVVPGMTTAELDQVGAEILEHFGAQSAPKVTYNFPGSTCISINEEVAHGIPGPRVIQPGDLINIDVSAVLNGYYGDAGVSFQLPPYDEKLVRLCSSTEETMMNVINHLRAGMKVNEIGRVMEMEARKRGYKVIRNLCSHGIGKSLHEKPFEILPFYNPREATVLKEGQVITVEPFLSTGADFAEQQSDGWTLSVKGGSRVAQFEHTIIVTKGKPIILTSA comes from the coding sequence GTGACGAGTGATACAGCAGAAGATTTGCAAGGTTTGAAAGAGGCGGGAAAAGTGGTCGGTTATACGATTGCCGAGATGAAACGCAAAGTAGTTCCCGGTATGACAACGGCAGAGCTTGATCAGGTGGGAGCAGAGATATTGGAGCATTTTGGCGCACAATCTGCTCCTAAAGTGACTTATAATTTTCCGGGCAGCACCTGTATCAGTATCAATGAAGAGGTGGCTCATGGCATTCCGGGTCCCAGAGTCATTCAGCCTGGAGATCTGATCAATATTGATGTTTCTGCCGTGTTGAACGGCTATTACGGGGATGCGGGGGTTTCTTTTCAGCTGCCTCCCTACGATGAGAAGCTTGTCCGCCTGTGCAGCAGTACCGAGGAGACGATGATGAATGTGATCAACCATCTCCGGGCAGGCATGAAAGTAAATGAAATCGGCCGGGTGATGGAAATGGAAGCACGCAAACGCGGCTACAAGGTAATCCGCAATCTCTGCAGCCACGGGATCGGTAAATCCCTGCATGAGAAGCCTTTCGAAATCCTGCCGTTCTATAATCCGCGGGAAGCTACGGTGCTTAAGGAAGGGCAGGTGATCACGGTCGAACCTTTCCTGTCAACAGGGGCGGATTTTGCGGAGCAGCAGAGCGACGGGTGGACCTTGAGTGTCAAAGGGGGCAGCCGGGTTGCCCAGTTTGAGCATACGATTATCGTGACAAAAGGCAAACCGATCATTCTGACAAGTGCATAG
- a CDS encoding carboxymuconolactone decarboxylase family protein, whose translation MESSPQVSNSFMTFMKEAPEQQQAWMEAVHKLDAASRLDPKTEEIAYIAVLAAVRLESGLPFHVKHAKQLGATRDEIISAVLLGLPAAGNVVVQALPAALQAYDSE comes from the coding sequence ATGGAGAGTTCGCCGCAGGTCAGTAATTCGTTTATGACGTTTATGAAGGAAGCGCCAGAGCAGCAGCAGGCCTGGATGGAAGCAGTTCACAAGCTGGATGCCGCAAGCAGGCTTGATCCCAAGACGGAAGAGATTGCCTATATTGCCGTCTTAGCTGCGGTTCGGCTGGAGAGCGGCTTGCCGTTTCATGTGAAGCATGCCAAACAGCTTGGGGCTACGCGGGATGAGATTATTAGTGCGGTACTGCTGGGTCTTCCGGCAGCGGGCAATGTGGTGGTGCAGGCGCTGCCGGCTGCTTTGCAGGCTTACGATTCAGAGTAA
- a CDS encoding Rrf2 family transcriptional regulator: MNISTRFAVAIHILTLIDSNKEGKSTSEWIAGSVNTNPVVIRRLTGMLHKAGLVDVRPGVAGAKLTRSAAEITLLQIYKAVNAVEDDSLFAVHDHPNPECPVGKNIAGAIVPVFSLAQKAMENVLQEVTLDQIVNQIPVA, translated from the coding sequence ATGAATATCAGCACCCGGTTTGCGGTCGCTATTCATATTTTGACTTTAATCGACAGTAATAAGGAAGGCAAGAGTACCTCTGAGTGGATTGCCGGCAGTGTGAATACCAATCCGGTCGTCATCCGCAGGCTGACAGGGATGCTTCACAAAGCGGGCCTGGTGGATGTCCGTCCTGGTGTGGCCGGAGCAAAGCTAACACGCAGTGCTGCGGAAATTACGCTGCTACAGATTTATAAAGCTGTTAATGCCGTGGAGGATGACAGCTTGTTTGCGGTGCATGACCATCCCAATCCTGAGTGTCCTGTAGGTAAGAATATTGCAGGTGCCATTGTACCGGTTTTCTCGCTGGCCCAGAAAGCAATGGAAAATGTACTGCAGGAAGTTACTCTGGATCAGATCGTGAACCAGATTCCAGTGGCCTAG
- a CDS encoding GNAT family N-acetyltransferase: MFLYGNGEVNVRSLEAEDAELLVNWLSDPSVLEYYEGRDRPHDMDRVQEHFYGEDTEEIGRGIVRYNSQDIGYVQYYPLGDAERGIYGYSGFAGSIYGMDQFIGDPFFWNRGIGSQLVKETVQYLIEVKQAGKIVMDPQCWNQRALHVYEKNGFIRKQRLLRHEWHEGELRDCWLVEHAGKGE; the protein is encoded by the coding sequence TTGTTTTTATATGGTAACGGAGAAGTAAATGTCAGAAGTTTAGAGGCGGAGGATGCGGAGCTGCTGGTTAACTGGCTGTCAGATCCCTCCGTGCTGGAGTATTACGAAGGACGCGACCGACCGCATGACATGGATAGGGTACAGGAGCATTTTTATGGTGAAGACACAGAAGAAATAGGACGGGGCATTGTCCGGTACAATTCGCAGGATATCGGTTACGTCCAGTATTATCCGTTAGGTGACGCGGAGAGGGGGATTTATGGATATTCGGGATTTGCCGGCAGCATCTACGGTATGGACCAGTTTATCGGCGACCCTTTCTTTTGGAACCGGGGGATCGGATCGCAGCTGGTCAAAGAGACGGTACAGTACCTGATTGAGGTAAAGCAAGCCGGTAAAATTGTCATGGACCCGCAATGCTGGAATCAGCGGGCGCTGCATGTGTACGAGAAAAATGGTTTTATACGGAAACAACGGCTTCTAAGACATGAATGGCATGAAGGTGAACTAAGGGACTGTTGGCTGGTCGAACATGCAGGAAAAGGGGAATAG
- a CDS encoding VOC family protein gives MTATATLHEDVQIGLVQIRVSNLERSLAFYQNVVGFKVLRTQGRVAELTADGQQVLLVLREIEHARMQTRKGAGLYHFAILVPDRPSLGLVLRNLIDSEIEVGQGDHLVSEALYIQDPDNNGIELYRDRPRDSWKRDAEGDYIMTTDPVDVDGLLAASEGLTWNGLPAGTVIGHVHFHVGDLAQAKKFYVDALGFEPTTHYGNSALFISAGGYHHHMGLNIWAGQGAPATPDNAPGIDYFTLQLPDGREVADVAERVRKAGYSVAETADGVTLTDPWNIGIKLITIPQNN, from the coding sequence ATGACAGCAACAGCGACTTTGCATGAGGATGTGCAAATTGGTCTTGTACAGATTAGAGTAAGCAATTTGGAGCGTTCACTCGCTTTTTATCAGAATGTGGTCGGATTTAAGGTGTTGCGCACGCAAGGACGCGTAGCGGAATTGACGGCAGACGGCCAGCAGGTGCTGCTCGTTTTACGGGAAATTGAGCATGCCCGGATGCAAACCCGTAAGGGAGCGGGGTTGTATCACTTTGCGATTCTCGTGCCGGACCGCCCGAGCCTGGGCCTGGTGCTGCGAAACCTGATCGACTCAGAGATTGAGGTCGGCCAGGGAGACCATCTTGTGAGTGAAGCACTCTATATTCAGGACCCCGATAATAACGGGATTGAGCTGTACCGCGACCGTCCGCGCGACTCATGGAAACGTGATGCTGAAGGAGACTATATCATGACTACCGACCCGGTAGATGTGGATGGTTTGCTGGCTGCTTCTGAAGGCTTAACCTGGAACGGCCTGCCTGCAGGCACCGTGATCGGGCATGTTCATTTTCATGTGGGTGATCTTGCCCAGGCCAAGAAATTTTATGTTGATGCGCTCGGCTTTGAGCCTACCACCCATTACGGGAATTCAGCACTGTTCATCTCCGCCGGCGGCTATCATCACCATATGGGGCTGAACATCTGGGCTGGTCAAGGCGCGCCTGCAACACCGGATAATGCACCGGGAATTGATTATTTCACCCTGCAGCTGCCGGATGGCCGGGAGGTTGCTGATGTGGCAGAACGGGTACGCAAGGCGGGGTATTCTGTGGCGGAAACAGCGGACGGAGTCACGCTTACAGATCCCTGGAACATCGGCATTAAGCTGATCACGATCCCGCAGAATAACTAA
- a CDS encoding NAD(P)-dependent oxidoreductase: MKIAVIGASGKAGSEIVKEALSRGHEVTAIVRDAAKAAESGAAVLEKDVLALTAEDLKGFEAVVNAFGAPFGQEHLHVEAGNVLIGALKDNPDTRLIVVGGAGSLFVDEAKTIKVVETPGFPDFVKPTALNQGKNLEILQGTEGLNWTFVSPSANFAVGTRTGSYTKGKDNLLVNSKGESYVSYADYAIAIVDEIEQPQHMRERFTVVSES; encoded by the coding sequence ATGAAGATCGCAGTCATTGGAGCAAGCGGCAAAGCCGGAAGCGAAATCGTAAAGGAAGCGCTGAGCAGAGGTCATGAAGTAACAGCTATTGTGCGGGATGCCGCAAAGGCAGCGGAGAGTGGAGCGGCTGTGCTTGAAAAGGATGTTTTGGCTTTGACGGCAGAAGATTTAAAAGGATTTGAGGCCGTTGTTAATGCCTTCGGTGCACCGTTTGGGCAGGAGCATCTGCATGTAGAAGCCGGCAATGTGCTGATCGGGGCGCTAAAGGATAACCCGGATACGCGGCTAATCGTAGTCGGCGGAGCCGGAAGCCTGTTCGTGGACGAAGCCAAAACCATCAAGGTTGTAGAGACGCCTGGCTTCCCTGATTTTGTTAAGCCTACGGCGCTGAATCAGGGTAAAAATCTGGAGATTCTGCAGGGGACGGAAGGACTGAACTGGACCTTTGTCAGCCCGTCGGCTAATTTTGCCGTTGGCACAAGAACAGGATCATACACTAAGGGCAAGGATAATCTGCTGGTCAATTCCAAAGGCGAAAGCTATGTCAGTTACGCCGACTATGCCATCGCTATTGTCGATGAGATTGAACAGCCGCAGCATATGCGTGAACGTTTTACAGTGGTTTCAGAATCCTGA